In the Elizabethkingia bruuniana genome, CAGACTGCTGTTTCAGGAAATGTAAAGTTTAATAATACATTCAGGTTTTCAAACGGTTTCGATGCTCAGTTAACAGCAATATATTTGGCTCCGGATATTATACCACAAGGAAAAATGAAATCGAGATTTTCAATAGATGTGGGCATGAAAAAATCTGTTCAGAAAGGAAAAGGGGAGATATTTTTGAATGCTACAGATCTCCTGAACACAATGGTGATTAAAAAACAAATCCAAGGCTCCGGATTTAAATATACAAGCGATGACTATTACGAAACACAGGTGATACGATTGGGGTACAGTTATAAGTTTTAAGCATAGCTTATATTATATAGCCGCGGGAACTCTTAATATTTGCCAAGGAAATAGTTTAATTATATTGTAAAAATGTTCTTTAAAGTACTCTTATAGGTTCTGCCCAATGGTAAACTATGCCCGTCCTTTAGGTAAACATTGTTAGAGTCATAAGAACTAATGGAAGAAGATAAAACAATATAGGATTTATGGATTCTTATAAATCCGAAGTCTTTAAATTTTTCCTCGAAGTTGGTCATTCTTTCCAATATCATGTATTTTTTTAAAGGTGTGATAAGAATGATGTATTCCCCGAAACCTTGAATCCATCGAATATCTTTTAAGAAAACTTTATTCATTATATAATCGGATTTAAACATAATGAAATCTTTCTGCGGACTGTTATTAGAGAGGTTTTTAAACTGTAAAAAATCTTTTGCTTTATTGATGGCCTTGTTAAAAGTCTCAAATTCTACAGGCTTTACAAGGTAATGGACCACATCCAGCTCAAATGCTTTTACAGCATATTGGGTTTCTAATGTCAGGAAAATACAAAGCGGTTTGTAGGAGAGCTGCTGCAGAAGTTCAATGCCATTAATTCCGGGCATATTAATATCCAGTATAATAAGGTCAACTTTGTTCTCTTCAAGATATGTTAATGCTTCTTGCGGATTCTGAAAAGATCTCAATAAATCAATGCCTTCCATTTGCCCGCAATATTGTTTTATGA is a window encoding:
- a CDS encoding LytR/AlgR family response regulator transcription factor translates to MSDLTVVNIDDEYPALQIIKQYCGQMEGIDLLRSFQNPQEALTYLEENKVDLIILDINMPGINGIELLQQLSYKPLCIFLTLETQYAVKAFELDVVHYLVKPVEFETFNKAINKAKDFLQFKNLSNNSPQKDFIMFKSDYIMNKVFLKDIRWIQGFGEYIILITPLKKYMILERMTNFEEKFKDFGFIRIHKSYIVLSSSISSYDSNNVYLKDGHSLPLGRTYKSTLKNIFTI